A genomic region of Trichothermofontia sichuanensis B231 contains the following coding sequences:
- a CDS encoding ABC transporter ATP-binding protein gives MKEWGVWRRLFPLLRLYPWAIPTIVALGMLASLFEGLGISLFIPVLQSLMQETPQPPQQSLLLQFLFRLVEGMAVRDSHGETLHERLWILPALILLCILAKNGLSYGNRVLSAWLQAQISHRLRSQVFQQLMRVGYGYLETQDSGQLMNTLGGETWRTGQAVAHLINLITTLCTTVVYAALLLLISLPLTLVIGVVMAVISLIIQWVTRHIYQLGQRVVTANANLGLRMYEGLVGMRTIRAFGREDYEQQQFDHSSRRLRQTMLRLDMLSATVSPLYEVLSSLLVLAILVVAVQHNRAFLPVLLTFLFILYRLQPQMQLIDSYRTALQSLAGSIDDVFRFLATQDKPFIQSGALPFRGLRQQISLEGVGFYYTGQTHPALSEVSLVIPVGKTTALVGPSGAGKSTLINLICRFHDPTMGEIRVDGQSLSALNLADWRTHTAIVSQDVHIFNATIAENIAYGRLDATREAVQVAAQQAHADAFIRQLPQGYDTPVGDRGMRLSGGQRQRLALARAIIRNPDILILDEATNALDSIAEHLIQEALDLFSRDRTVIVIAHRLSTIEHADQIVVLENGRIVEQGTLDSLLHQEGLFSQMYRLQNSPHQSAQPSTQQSTVNPTQVLAEGNWGSEIVTPSA, from the coding sequence ATGAAAGAGTGGGGCGTGTGGCGGCGATTGTTTCCCCTGCTGCGGTTGTATCCGTGGGCGATACCTACGATCGTGGCCTTGGGGATGCTGGCCTCATTGTTTGAAGGGTTGGGGATTAGTCTGTTTATCCCCGTCCTGCAAAGCCTGATGCAGGAGACGCCCCAGCCCCCCCAGCAGAGTCTCCTTCTCCAATTCCTGTTTCGTCTCGTCGAGGGGATGGCCGTTCGCGATTCTCACGGAGAGACGCTACACGAACGCCTCTGGATCTTACCGGCTCTGATTTTGCTGTGTATTCTGGCTAAGAATGGGTTGAGCTATGGCAACCGGGTGCTATCAGCCTGGTTACAAGCCCAGATTAGCCACCGCTTGCGATCGCAGGTGTTTCAACAACTGATGCGAGTCGGCTATGGCTACCTGGAAACCCAGGATTCCGGCCAATTAATGAATACCCTGGGTGGCGAGACCTGGCGCACTGGACAGGCGGTCGCCCATTTGATCAACTTGATTACCACCCTGTGTACCACTGTTGTCTATGCGGCCCTGTTGCTGTTGATTTCCCTCCCCCTGACCCTGGTGATTGGGGTGGTGATGGCGGTGATCTCCCTGATCATTCAATGGGTGACCCGTCACATCTATCAGCTAGGACAACGGGTGGTGACGGCCAATGCCAACCTGGGGTTACGCATGTACGAGGGATTGGTGGGAATGCGCACGATTCGGGCCTTTGGGCGGGAAGACTACGAACAACAGCAGTTCGATCACAGTTCCCGGCGCTTACGCCAGACGATGCTGCGATTAGATATGCTGTCGGCGACGGTATCCCCCCTTTATGAGGTGCTCTCGTCGCTGCTGGTGCTGGCAATTTTAGTGGTAGCTGTCCAGCATAATCGGGCGTTTTTACCCGTCTTACTGACTTTTTTATTTATTCTGTATCGCTTGCAGCCCCAGATGCAGTTGATCGATAGCTATCGCACGGCTTTGCAATCTCTGGCGGGTTCTATTGACGATGTTTTCCGCTTTCTGGCGACCCAGGATAAACCCTTCATTCAATCGGGGGCCTTGCCCTTTCGGGGCTTACGCCAGCAGATCAGCCTGGAGGGGGTCGGTTTCTACTATACGGGCCAAACGCACCCCGCCTTATCCGAGGTTTCCCTGGTGATTCCTGTGGGCAAAACAACAGCCCTAGTGGGACCCTCAGGGGCAGGTAAGTCTACTCTGATCAATTTAATTTGTCGCTTTCATGATCCAACGATGGGGGAAATCCGGGTTGATGGTCAATCGCTCTCGGCCCTGAATTTAGCGGACTGGCGAACCCACACTGCGATCGTCAGCCAGGATGTGCACATTTTTAACGCGACGATCGCCGAAAACATTGCCTACGGACGACTCGATGCGACGCGCGAAGCGGTCCAGGTAGCCGCCCAGCAAGCCCATGCCGATGCGTTTATCCGGCAACTTCCCCAGGGGTACGATACCCCCGTGGGCGATCGCGGGATGCGCCTATCGGGGGGACAACGACAACGGTTAGCCTTGGCACGGGCCATTATCCGAAATCCGGATATTTTGATTCTCGATGAAGCCACCAATGCCCTCGATAGTATTGCTGAACATTTAATTCAGGAGGCCCTCGATTTATTCAGCCGCGATCGCACTGTGATTGTGATTGCCCACCGCCTATCCACGATCGAGCACGCTGATCAAATTGTGGTTTTGGAAAATGGACGCATCGTGGAGCAAGGCACCTTAGACAGTTTATTGCACCAGGAGGGATTGTTTAGCCAAATGTACCGTTTACAGAATTCCCCCCATCAGTCGGCTCAACCATCGACTCAACAATCTACCGTTAACCCAACTCAGGTATTAGCAGAGGGGAACTGGGGGTCAGAAATTGTGACCCCTAGTGCCTGA